The Dehalococcoidales bacterium genomic interval GGTATGTCCTAAACTTTATCGTTTTGAGTGAGGAATACAAGAAAAATGGGAATGGTTCTCTCAGTATGGGCGGTACTTCAATGGGAGTGTCAAGTATCAGCGGAAACGGTGCAAATGCCTCGGGGAATTACTCAGCCGGGTTTAATGCGGCATCGAGCAAAGGGTATGGCACCTTTGCCGCAAACTCGAGCTACGCAGAGGGGAACTATGCTTTTGCCGTCAATCAGGGAAGGACTTATTCCGAATACTCCACAGCCTTAAACACTGCATATACCTACTCGGGATATTCCTGTTCGCTCAATGGCGGAAGGACCTGCGGCAGAGCCATCAAATGCGTTTCGATGAACAGCAGCAGCGGAACAATTACCGCAGCCGAAGGAGAGTCCTTGACCGGTCTTAGCGGCGCTACATTTCTTGTTCGGTATAAGAATTCGTATAACACGATTATTTACAATACGAAAATGGTGACATCAATCAGCGGCAGAGTGCTATCCTTTGCCGAAGGCTTTGGCGGCTCTGGTTATAGCTTAATGCCGGACGGATATATCTTCAGGGTAGAGGTGAGTAATGGTCACAACATGGCGACCGGTTACGGGGTTACGGGAAACAAGTATTCCCAGGCGCATGGTCTGTACACTCTTTGTGTGCATGAGGGTGCGACGATATACGGAAAATACGGCGTTTCCCCCGGAAATTATTCTTGGAGTCTTGCAAACGGTACCTCATTTTCTGATATGGCATTGGCCATTAAAATTCTTCAAAACGGGGATATCCACACAGACGGGACATTGTCCTCGCCCTGCGCCGACTATGCGGAGTTTTTCGAATGGCAGGACGGCAATCCAAACGGTGAGGACAGAGCAGGATATTTTGTGAAACTGATTGGGGATAAGATTGTAAAGACTGATGATTTCGATAACCCTATCGGTATTATCTCGGCAATGCCTGCCATTATAGGCGACAGCGGCGAGATGCACTGGCAGGGTAAGTTTGTAACGGATGACTTTGGCAGGGTGCAGTATCATGATGTTGTTATCCCCGAGGAAAAAGACGATGAGGGGAATATTATCGTTGAGGAGCATACCCAGCGCCAGCCCATTTTAAATCCTAATTGGGACAGCGCGCAGGAATATATTCCAAGGCAAAACCGCCCCGAATGGGCAACGGTGGGTGTGCTTGGTAAACTGATTGTCTATGATGACGGCACACTAAAATCAGGGGATTTATGCAGATGCGGAAATGGTGGTATTGCAGTAAAATCAGTTAATAA includes:
- a CDS encoding peptidase G2 autoproteolytic cleavage domain-containing protein, encoding MAEIQPSDIGLATFNDVGDVANLQTNAKEIVSAINEVLASGGGVSSGEQIFMEGEDNTVIGGGNIIFGNGNRVFGSGNLIVGDNHLIIGSNKTVAKYIDISTEWYDYPAKKIYFYYFGEDNIAPIPSGTTVSFSLQQTWVDANWTDWFYVESKRIITTVVDFNVNGSYIEVAEMPELSFDPPDDVHTILDFGYVLNFIVLSEEYKKNGNGSLSMGGTSMGVSSISGNGANASGNYSAGFNAASSKGYGTFAANSSYAEGNYAFAVNQGRTYSEYSTALNTAYTYSGYSCSLNGGRTCGRAIKCVSMNSSSGTITAAEGESLTGLSGATFLVRYKNSYNTIIYNTKMVTSISGRVLSFAEGFGGSGYSLMPDGYIFRVEVSNGHNMATGYGVTGNKYSQAHGLYTLCVHEGATIYGKYGVSPGNYSWSLANGTSFSDMALAIKILQNGDIHTDGTLSSPCADYAEFFEWQDGNPNGEDRAGYFVKLIGDKIVKTDDFDNPIGIISAMPAIIGDSGEMHWQGKFVTDDFGRVQYHDVVIPEEKDDEGNIIVEEHTQRQPILNPNWDSAQEYIPRQNRPEWATVGVLGKLIVYDDGTLKSGDLCRCGNGGIAVKSVNNGYPVLKRIAEDKVLIWFK